A single Panthera tigris isolate Pti1 chromosome A3, P.tigris_Pti1_mat1.1, whole genome shotgun sequence DNA region contains:
- the CA3H2orf68 gene encoding UPF0561 protein C2orf68 homolog — MESTPDPGPGLCCKPGGRLDMSHGFVHHIRRNQLARDDYDKKVKQAAKEKARKRHTPAPTRPRKPDLQVYLPRHRDGSTHPSNPDCEESGESSSSGSSEPEPSGHQLFCLEYEADSGEVTSVIVYQDDDPGRVSEEVSAHTPLDPPLREALKLRIQEEIAKRQSRH; from the exons ATGGAATCGACGCCGGATCCCGGGCCGGGACTCTGCTGCAAGCCGGGCGGGCGTCTGGACATGAGCCACGGCTTCGTGCACCACATCCGACGGAACCAACTCGCCCG GGACGACTATGACAAGAAGGTGAAACAAGCAGCCAAGGAGAAGGCGAGGAAGCGGCACACGCCGGCGCCGACGCGGCCCCGAAAGCCCGACCTGCAGGTGTACCTGCCGCGACACCGAG ATGGCTCTACCCACCCAAGCAATCCAGACTGTGAGGAATCCGGTGAAAGCAGCAGTAGTGGCAGCTCCGAGCCAGAGCCTTCTGGCCATCAGCTCTTCTGTTTAGAATATGAGGCAGACAGCGGAGAGGTCACCTCAGTTATCGTGTATCAG GACGATGATCCAGGAAGGGTGAGTGAGGAGGTGTCAGCACACACGCCTCTGGACCCACCCCTGCGAGAGGCCCTCAAGTTGCGCATCCAGGAGGAGATTGCAAAGCGCCAGAGCCGACATTGA